The Quercus lobata isolate SW786 chromosome 9, ValleyOak3.0 Primary Assembly, whole genome shotgun sequence region TGGTTGTTGATGTCTCAAAGCCTTTATATAGGGGAAGGAAGATTTATTAGGATAAGGATGATGAAAGTTGGGTTGCTTTTATGTATGAAAGGTTGCCAAATATTTGTTACTGGTGTGGGTCTGTTTCTTATGATGATAAAGACTGTTCTATTTGGCTACGAAGTAAGGATACTCTGTCAGTAGAAGAACAGCAATTTGGTCCGTGGATCAGGGCTCTTCTCTTCAATCTGGCAAAAAAGTCTTTTGTTGAAGTTAAAGGATATGAAGATGTGATCCGTGGTGTTGCTGGTGTGATGGTCTCTTCAGATGCTTGGGCTTCTCATGGTTTTCCAGGACTGCATCAAGGCTTTGACAACACAATCACTTATTCTGATTCTCATGCTACTAATGAGAATAGCTTGGTGCCTCGGTGTGAGGATGGGATTATGGATGATGAGGAATACGTTTCTTCCTCGATGAAGCTATTAGAGACGCTACAGGCAGTGAAGGATGATGCAAGGGTGGTTCCGAAATTTGAGGAGCAATTACAAGTTTTAGATCATGCGATTAACTCCTCTCCGGTGCTTTCAAACTTGAAAACCAAAACCTGGTGTTGTTTCAACCACTGCTTTTATTTTCAGTATCTATGCTTTGTTGCTCTCTTCGCATCATGTTTATGTGTTGGATATGCATTGATCCTTATGATATTGTGATTTATTGGTTGCATGTTCGAATGATCATTTGTTTtgctatatgatcattgtagtcatttccatatgactgttttggtatATGaccaagttgctcacatgtttcacatcatgtttacttaatcgcaatttacttgttacattatacttgttcttttattacttgctttaccttgagggtctaatgtgttttgtgcaatgTTTCAGGTTATAGGTATACATGTTTCAGGTTcatcacagcttctagatttaggtgttagtgagttttgccattgtttccaaactcatgtttaagtctagagtttgttatagggtgttttgtcacagaatagccaaatgaagagattgtaaagttgtgatttacaactatgttttatgttggttttattccatgacaaaaaatattgtaattgctttattttatttccttgtattttatgggattttattgttttgggtttagtattaagtttgTGAAGAATCGAGCATGAATTGAAGAATTAGTGgatttcgcgagtgtctcgctAGAAGTTAACCTACGAAAAAGCCACGTGAGAAGTATATGCTGGAAGCTGAAAAGTCATGTCAGCCTAGAGgatttcgcgagtgtctcgcagGTAAAGCCTTTACTCGAGAtagtcgcgaaacattctgcctggaggatttttattgtgactttcttacccttcacccatgctatatataccctcattacccacaaattgtCAGGAGGCCATTTCagaaagaaaaccctagatgggttttctacaacacacacatccatctttttgagagaaagctactcatccttagagAGAAATCCTTCTAGCTTCttttccttccctctcccattgtcataccttgagaggagatttgtacctgAACACAACCCACATATTTTcaaagtgtagagagtgttttagAGTTTTGGAAGATTTGGGGATTTTCCAAAAGAACTCGGTGAGGCTTGGTGGttgcaatcgggcgtattgcaGGATCCAGAAAGTTAGACAAAACACGAttctgagaagccttgttggagtaggagcttggagggcttaggcgcatcgggtagattaggcttggagggtctcttactaacccatgtatcccaactgattgtctagtggatcgattaccacttggagggtgatagagaggtttttcgccgagttcttcggtttcctcttcgataacacatcagcgtgttatcttgtgtttgcattcttcttccctactcttttagttttcatattactgttgtgttatattgaatatgacttagagtagttatattgtttatccgctcatatttactctattccgcacttagtatacgttagagtaaaatcaatcgaaccgtaatttgttatttgggagtctaaacaactcttgtgtttttaacacatttttgagctttcaGAGTGAGTGCATTTTGTATTAGATTCCTTGTGCAAGTTTCCCTTACCTTCCAGGTGCTTTCCTAGCTTTTtccgttttccttttttttttttttggggatagcTTCCAGGTATTTTCTTGTGCATATGGAGGTTTGCGCAGGTGGATCCCAAGTCCATGTGAAAAAAGCAAAAGTTCGTTTGAcaataaacaaagaagaaaagactTTATGcgacaaagaaaacaaaagaagaagaagaaagatagaaaaggaaaaaacagtGAAGCATAAGAAGATATAGAAATACTACGTCAATGAATATGTAAAATTCTACTTAATTACTATAAtcctatttgttttcttttctacgAGGTATTATCTTATTATGATCACCTTACTTATTGGCATAATAGCATAACTGCATTATTGTATTGGAGAAATTATAGCTACAGAGTGGATGGCTACTTGATTAAGAGAGAAGTCATCTTTATAGTTTTGTCTTGCTAACCATTtccaatttattttagaataaagTTTGCCAAAGGCTCTAACCCCActaattattcttttattagatgtgaattttgaataatgtgtggttggattacattttttttcttgtatgcttcatgtttgcaaaattttcagaagaataaaaatcaatagttatatcatcaatcaaatgtttaaatttcaaatttttataatataaaattatgcattaaaaataaatttatagatcaaataataaataacatctaattgacatgaaatttaataagtatattaagaacatgaagaacagaCACTTAAACagttaaaattctaaaatatataaacatgTTAATTTTTTCAGTAGAAGCTGTAGCCAATGGTTACAAACAATCTTTGtcctttagtatttttttaaataatattatttagcaaaaataacCTAGAGAGAGACTGGTATTCACAAGTAATCCATTCAAATAAACACAAGtataaattcaattttatactcaattttacaatatatttaatCTCTGTGATTGATAAATACCTTTCTTtcattccaaaaataaaacctttggGTTAGGCAAATGTGGCATCTGGGATGGCTGTGTGTGTTGAATATAAACTGAAATTCGTGGAACTAAAAGCGATGAGGAACTTGGAAGCCCAGATGAAACCTGAGGACTTTGCTGAATCTCTGCCTTGCAATGGGTGCTGCTTGTAAAACTAACCAATGCAGATCATTCAACACACAATGGGATTCCAGTCAGTGCCTACACAAGATTCAAACCAAAACACTTTCACTTCTAAAGCAATCCAAAACAAAATGGCATGCAATATAAGAACAAAGCCTAAAGCTACATGTAGTTTATCTTCTATTAGTGGCACCATCAGTTAGAGTGGAAATGCAAATGTCAGTTATCTATTGGTAGTTTGGAAAGTTTGTTATGCTTAAATCTTGGCGGCATTTCTAGTAGAGTTTGTTAGTTCATGTTCAGAGTTTATAATAGGAATAACACTCATTGTAATCTTATCCGAGTTTAATATGATTTCCATATAGAAATTCATGCTTTGaattaaactttaaaatgaAAGTGTTACTTTGaatttttaagtttagaaaAGGGCTCCATAtctgtattaaaaaattaaataaataatcaagtACTGTGGAAATAATTCATACTTTCTCGTTTTGAATCTCTTATTTTCATTCCCCTTGAAACCAAAACTCATTTATattcaaacaaagaaaagaagcttGTCCTCCACTATAGTGTGGAATTGTCATGTTGAGGTTCTATTCATTTTAATGGGGCCGGTTTAAAAATCTAGTGGGCTTTATTTTCTTATTGGGCTGAATTACTAaggatttgattttgggtttacTTCATTGAGCCATTTATTTAAGGCttgatatttttagatttgagCCTTCTTTTAAATGAAGCCCAGATGAAACCTAGCATGCTTGCTAATGATGACCCCAAGAAAAGTATGAATCTAATATAAACATTGCTTCatacaatctaattattttaaaatatattgaaaatccAATAATACTGCTGATTAAACTCCCGCCAAAATACATACAACATAACATCAAACATTTGCtcatcttttccttttctcatttttcttggcAACCTAACATAAGGTTTGTATATCCTACACTATCGGGTTCAATTCAACTGGGTTAAATTTTCACTGGAACaagaaaatattctaaatatatatgaatatatatgaattaagattaaaaaaagaaaagaatcctATAGACTATATTGGCTATGTTTGTTCCAAAGTTTTCTAGGAAACCAAACAAGGCATAGGCTGACCTTTTTAGAAGAAGATTTTTAAGGGAGAGAGTTAACctgtggaaaaaaaagaaaaaaagaaagaaaagagatagAGATGTGCCCCATgtagtcttcttcttcttctgtttcaTCAGCTCCATTGGTTTCGGCTTGGTTCAAATCCTCCTATGGTTGATAGCTTGGTTACGGTGAGGCTTTTGAGTTTGAGGGCTCAATGAATGGACCAATAGtgggcttcaaaaaaaaaagccatgaAGCCCAAATAGACTCATGCTTTTAAGTAGACCAATTTGGTAAGCCCAATAAGGAATGCATGGGCATGTGTGTTGTCCATTTCGAAACGACAAATAAAATTTGCTAACGTTGATGCCAACTAGGACTGTCCACCCAACCCGTATACCCAACCAACCCGCCAGAGCTCGAATCGAAAACCGCCCAAACCGACACTCCAACGGTTGGTGGCGGGTCACCACCCACGAAACTCGACGCCTTCGGGTCAGTTGGCGGTTTTCCTCTCCCAAAATCCGAGCAACACGACCCGATCATAAACCCAGAAACTTCCGGCGATATTCGAAGGTTCTTCGACGAAAACATACAAAATCCAACGATATTGGAAGCTATCCAACGAAAATTTACTTGAAACCCATTAGATTGGACGACATTCGGCGAAATCTCGTCGAGATCTAGTCTAGATCCGACGAGATGCGGCGAGATCTTGTTGAGATTCAGCGAGATCTTGTTGTGATCTGGCCAGATCTCAACGGATCCGGCCAAATATCGGCTAGATCTCGATGGATCCAGCCAAAATAACGACATCAGAGTTAAAAACTGAAACCGACCGATGAACCCGAAAACCTGACGCGACCTAAACCGGCTGATCCGACTAGCATTTCGGGTCGGTTTCGGTTTATATTTTGACTCACCCAAAAGTTTCAAGTCGGGTCCGGATTAGGCACAAAtccgacccgtggacaccccttaTGCCAACTTATAAAGAAGTGGCGGTGGAGAAACTTAGAAGCCCAAATGAAACCTATGAAGACATTACTAATTACTAGTAAATAAATTGAGAACTTCTGGATGAAATTCAATGGCCTTTCTataatatgtgaaaataaaattagagagaaTTTAAACTATTGAAGGAAAAGCAAGAATGgtagaacaattttttaaacatttgttTACATAAGAATGGTTGCATTTCATTTTATTGATAGTAAAgacaccttgaaattttgaatcagattgtaaattttttccaCTGTCATGTCTTTATAAattgtccttttcttttgcagttcccccccccccccccccaataatATTGTATTGCTTACAACTTAGTTATGGTTTCAAATAGCTGaataatttttgtctttttctataTGTTAAAGATAGATATTAggtttacattattttattttctatttttatttaatttcaacactattattttttcttctttaatataTGCAACAGCAACAGGGTTTTAATCCAAAAACTTTGGAATCAGTATAAATTCTCATTTATTGGGTTACATGTATTTTTTCCTGTAATTTATCAAATCCAAAAATACTCTCTCTATTATCATTTGTGTATACATGCCTGCCATCATTGTAGCGACTACTTTTAGAAATTAGGCAAAGCAGATCTAGAAACCAGTCCTAGGAATGTGCCACTTGTGCCAATATGTTTAgcacattatttattattattgtaatgTACTCTAATTCAGTAATTCTCCTAAATAAACATTTGCTTccagttattttaattttgggaatATTCTAGACATTTACAGTGTACTGATCGCATCCTTCACAAACAGCAtgagagaataaaaattatctGTATTCCATGATGCAAACATTTCTACAAAATGGATAGCAGGTAGCTATTTCCCTCACCTCTTATACTTAATGccacaataaaaacaaatccacttGTTTGTGAAGCAATCTAATAATGATAATGTGTTTAGCacactatttattattattgtaatgTACTCTAATTCAGTAATTCTCCTAAATAAACATCTGCTTccagttattttaattttgggaatATTCTAGACATTTACAGTGTACTGATCACATCCTTCACAAACAACAtgagagaataaaaattatatgtattcCATGATgcaaacatttttacaaaatggaCAGCAGGTAGCTATTTCCCTCATCTCTTATACTTAATGccacaataaaaacaaatccacttGTTTGTGAAGCAATCTAATAATGATAATATGCTTTGTCCAATAACTATGACATAAGTATACTAAACGAAGTGCTGTTATGCATTTCTTGATATTATTTTCCTCTAAAACAACTAAATACTATTATCCTTATTGTATATGCATGATGATTTTTGTTAGGCCTTCTTTCATTGATACatatctttctttccttcttccaaaataaaatctttGGGTTAGACGAATGCGGTATCTGGAATGACTGGGCATGATGAATGTAAACTGAAGTTTGTGGAGTTAAAAGCGAAGAGGAATTACCGGTTCATTATTTTCAAGATTGAGGATCAAGAAGTGGTGGTGGAGAAACTTGGAAGCCCATATGAAACCTATGAGGACTTTACTGAGTCTCTGCCTGCCAATGAGTGCCGCTATGTTGTCTATGATTTTGATTTCATCACTGATGAGAATTGCCAAAAAAGCAAGATTTTTTTCATTGCATGGTAATTCTACTTTTCCTCAAATAAGTCTATATGCATAAAGATTATTGTTTCTCCTTTGGTGTACATAGTAGGGTGTTGAAATAAAGAATAAAGGTACCATGTGTATTAAATCTTGATTAGCACTCAAAGAACACTCCAGGCAAATTTGCTTCCCATGTAATAATGAATGTACTCAAAATTCTAATGACACAATGAAACTAGAAACTGGATTCCAATTTATATTTGGCTTGAGGCCATATCTTTGGAGGCATGTGATTATATTGAAGgccaaaacaataaacaatttaGCATGTAATGGTGCCTAAGAAAGTTCACTTCTCTTGTTTTTCAAGTCACCTGATACATCAAAGGTGAGAAGTAAGATGGTCTATGCTAGCTCCAAGGATAGATTCAAGAGGGAACTGGATGGCATTCAAGTCGAGTTGCAAGCAACAGATCCTAGTGAAATGAGCCTTGACATTATAAAAGAGCGAGCACTTAAATTGTTTGTCATTTCACCCTTTTAATGTTTAGCCCTTCCTATCAACtacaaaaaacaattacattCTGTGAGCATTGTTTTTGTCCCTTGAACTGTTTATTCTGTAGCATTGTATGGGGTTATACCAAACTTGTAGTATGATGTCACACTATGTATTCACCTATACTAATTAGTACTTTTTAGGTTGTTTGTCAAAAAAGTCATGTTTGCTAGCACATCAAAAACTTcacaccccccaccccccttaCCAGGGATTTAGCCATCCCTtgactagaaaaaaaaagggaaaaaagtagCAGCCCATTTTGAGGAATAGACAAGTAAATCTAGTTGTTTCTAGACTTGATTAAAACTGATAAGATATAAACAAATAACCTAATGTTTTACTCTTTTTGGTGCAAAGTGAAGTGACTTTCCACTACGTATATAAATAGTTTGTACAAATCATATGCAAAAATCATAATCCTTAGCAATTTATTCATGCACAGTTTAGAACAAATTCAGGAGGTGATGAGACCTACTACAATTTTAAACTAGCTTGTTACATGTGCGTtatagtacaaaattttacgATACAAATGTGAGGAATAACTCATTATAGTGCCTAGCTAGTCTGTTTCCTTCTAGAGCATAGTGTTCtcaaatcatttttaaatgaaGATTGCATTTCAAAATGAACCATATTTCATATGGCAACGGTCAACAAAACTagactgaaaattgaaaacgtTTCCCCCATTTTAGTTTCAGCATATATCTTAAATAAAAACCCACTAAGTAGAAAGTTAGATATGAATTCAATCACATTTTCAGTGCAGTgccaacaacatcaacaacaccaGAAAATTGTTAAGGACATAATGTTTGGGAATATATCTCATAGAAGATCTACTATCATTGAGGACATATCTTTGAAGTCTAGAGTGTAGAAGATGATGACTTCCACTTAAACACCAACTCACTCAAAATTTCAAGGATCCAATTCACTTTTAATCAGGGAATTCCAACAATATCATGTTCTCAACTTTTTCTGGTATCTTTCCCATCAAATGACTTTGAGATGATTTCAAGAAACAAAATCCAGTAGGACCTCAGTAGAAACTAACATAGTAGTTACTTGAAAGGTATACCATATATGCTCCTTACAAACGTGGAATAATAAAAGACTCTTAAAAAGAAGTAAATGTAAGGTTCAAGTTCATTGGAACACCTTGGTAAATATCCTGAGGCTATAATTGGCAAAAATCCAATACCAAAAGAGAAGCTAGTCGTCATATTTTTGGACAACTATCATTTCAACCATCAAGCATGGTATAATTCCTTGTTAACCTATTTCAGTCTAGATCGAGGAGCCCACAATTtgtattgcaataaaaaaggtaaaattatGAAGAAGCTATTGTTGTTCAAGCACAAGGGTTCAAGCTTATATAAGGGAGCCAATGATTCATGATTGTGAATCACACCTAAAAGGTTGTTCCCAGTTTAATCGGGTCAAAAATAGCCAATGCATTTGGCAATGATGAAGTTCTCTTGATAGAGATTTATCTGATATGTCAAGAATTAGCAGGCAAATTTCTAATAATGTTTTGGGACAAAATGAGGATCTTGGTCTAGAAAAGAAATATTCAAATCTGTAACATTTGGTGATGATTGTTGTAGCTGACTTTTGAAACATTTGGAACTCAATCAACAAGTTCAGAATTTAGCAATACCTTGGATACATTACCAATTTGCCATCAACTTTGTTCTCAGGGAGATTGACCAATTTAATGTATATAGCCAAATTCCAAAACCAGTTTAGAACTGTCTGAAATTCCTATTTGTGAGATGTCTAACTGCATAAGGTTTTTGTGTTGGTAATCATGCAGGAAGTGTGGACTCACTATGATGGAATTGAGTTCAAAAGTAGGAGCCCCATTAGGGCTTACATTCATGACAATAGAGTGTGAAGATGTAATTTCCACAAGGTTAACAATTTTCCAAGATATTCAAGAAGGGACCATAGAAGAACTTATCATATATAGAAAGAAAGATATGCAAGATGCCAAAAATGGCCTAAGGAATCTGGGATTTTCTTAGACAGCTGATTGTTGGACAAAAACATGTTTAAGGTTGCAAAGATTTAGTTTGGTACTCAATACTTGGCATTGTAGAATACTGGAGTCTAAGGACATGTATGAAAGTTTATTACTAATTGCTATTGTGCCACTGAAATGATTggccaagagttttgtaacttaattgataTCTCATGATGTTTCCAATGGAaacatctagggttcaaatccccctctcccattgtcataactattacgaaaaaaaaaaaaaagattcatagAAAGATTAAGCTTTTCAAGGgatagaaaattgaaattttcaggGACCAATGCATGTTAGGAAGTTGGCATTGAGATGaacataatattaaaataaaagggagCTAATTTACCtaaagcttttttctttttcccttttaaagTTGACACCACTTGCATAAAAAAATTGCAGGGAAGAAAGACGAGAAACCAAAACTAGACTATCATTTTCCTGTAGATTAATAAAGTAAAGCTGTGATAGATTTCTAAACTCCAAGTAACCAAAATAGCTTGGAATGCACTCACCAGTAGAATAATTAACTCAATTTATTTAGCAATTCTAGCTCCTGTAGAAAGAGGATAAATCTTGCCACCCAATGGCAATCTATATTCATCAGCAGAATATTAATTCCTAGGTGGAGTTCAACCCAATTTCCACCAATGTTGTCAAGTCAGATTCCAATCCATCTTTAGTAATCTTGAATATACAAAGACAAGAGCCTACTTGAAGGACATGTAATAGCTTTGAAACTTAGATGGgcttgtttt contains the following coding sequences:
- the LOC115962021 gene encoding actin-depolymerizing factor 7-like; amino-acid sequence: MTGHDECKLKFVELKAKRNYRFIIFKIEDQEVVVEKLGSPYETYEDFTESLPANECRYVVYDFDFITDENCQKSKIFFIAWSPDTSKVRSKMVYASSKDRFKRELDGIQVELQATDPSEMSLDIIKERALKLKCGLTMMELSSKVGAPLGLTFMTIECEDVISTRLTIFQDIQEGTIEELIIYRKKDMQDAKNGLRNLGFS